A region of Vibrio chagasii DNA encodes the following proteins:
- the mreC gene encoding rod shape-determining protein MreC — translation MKPIFGRGPSLQLRLFFAVILSASLMLADSRLDAFSNVRYLLNSMVAPIQYAANLPRTMFDGVYDRFSTRKGLIESNHNMKREVLRLKSELILLEQYQEENKRLRKLLGSPFIRDEKKVVTEVMAVDTSPYRHQVVIDKGQIDGVYEGQPVINEKGIVGQVTFVAAHNSRVLLLTDANNAIPVQVIRNDIRVIASGNGMIDEIQLEHIPTSTDIQEEDLLVTSGLGGVYPEGYPVAYVSKVDYDPKREFAVIKAEPVVEFDKLRYLLLVWPDENKQKQTDQSNIEQAMLEDENGQ, via the coding sequence ATGAAGCCAATTTTTGGTAGAGGTCCCTCTCTACAATTGCGCCTGTTTTTTGCTGTAATTTTATCAGCCAGCCTTATGCTGGCTGATAGTCGTTTAGATGCTTTCTCAAATGTCCGCTATCTATTGAACAGCATGGTTGCACCAATTCAATATGCAGCTAACCTACCTCGTACGATGTTTGACGGTGTATACGACCGTTTTAGCACTCGTAAAGGTCTGATCGAATCAAACCATAATATGAAACGAGAAGTCTTGCGACTGAAGAGCGAGCTTATTCTGCTTGAGCAATATCAAGAAGAAAATAAGCGCCTTCGTAAGCTACTGGGTTCTCCGTTTATCCGTGATGAAAAGAAAGTCGTTACTGAAGTTATGGCCGTTGATACCTCTCCATACCGTCATCAAGTCGTGATCGATAAAGGTCAGATTGACGGGGTGTATGAAGGTCAGCCTGTGATCAACGAGAAAGGTATTGTTGGTCAAGTGACGTTTGTTGCGGCTCACAATAGCCGAGTCTTGCTACTGACGGATGCAAACAATGCGATTCCCGTCCAGGTTATCCGTAACGATATCCGTGTGATTGCTTCTGGTAATGGCATGATTGATGAAATCCAGCTAGAGCACATTCCAACCAGTACTGACATTCAGGAAGAAGATCTCTTGGTAACGTCAGGCCTTGGTGGTGTTTATCCAGAAGGCTATCCAGTCGCTTATGTCTCTAAGGTTGATTACGATCCGAAACGTGAGTTTGCGGTAATCAAAGCTGAACCTGTGGTTGAGTTTGATAAGCTTAGGTATCTGCTGCTTGTGTGGCCTGACGAAAACAAACAGAAACAGACCGATCAATCCAACATAGAGCAAGCAATGTTAGAGGATGAAAATGGCCAATAG
- a CDS encoding rod shape-determining protein: protein MFKKLRGMFSNDLSIDLGTANTLIYVKGQGIVLDEPSVVAIRQDRVGSAKSVAAVGHAAKQMLGRTPGNISAIRPMKDGVIADFYVTEKMLQHFIKQVHDNSVLKPSPRVLVCVPCGSTQVERRAIRESALGAGAREVYLIDEPMAAAIGAGLRVSEPTGSMVVDIGGGTTEVAVISLNGVVYSSSVRIGGDRFDEAIINYVRRNYGSLIGEATAEKIKHEIGSAYPGDEVEEIEVRGRNLAEGVPRSFSLNSNEILEALQEPLSGIVSAVMVALEQCPPELASDISENGMVLTGGGALLKDLDRLLTEETGIPVVVAEEPLTCVALGGGKALEMIDMHGGDLFSEE, encoded by the coding sequence ATGTTTAAAAAACTTCGTGGCATGTTTTCAAACGACCTATCGATTGACTTAGGTACTGCCAATACCCTTATATATGTAAAAGGCCAAGGCATTGTTCTTGATGAGCCTTCAGTTGTAGCTATTCGCCAAGATCGTGTGGGTTCTGCAAAAAGTGTCGCTGCTGTTGGCCACGCTGCTAAGCAAATGCTTGGTCGTACGCCTGGCAACATCTCAGCGATCCGTCCAATGAAAGATGGCGTAATTGCTGATTTCTACGTAACGGAAAAAATGCTTCAGCACTTCATTAAACAAGTGCATGACAACAGTGTGCTTAAACCAAGTCCTCGCGTTTTGGTTTGTGTACCTTGTGGTTCAACACAAGTTGAGCGTCGTGCTATCCGTGAATCTGCACTAGGTGCTGGTGCTCGTGAAGTTTACCTAATCGATGAGCCAATGGCGGCAGCGATTGGTGCTGGTCTACGCGTATCTGAACCAACGGGTTCAATGGTTGTAGATATCGGTGGTGGTACTACTGAAGTTGCGGTTATCTCTCTAAACGGCGTGGTTTACTCGTCTTCTGTTCGTATCGGTGGTGACCGTTTTGATGAAGCTATCATCAACTACGTTCGTCGTAACTACGGCAGCTTGATCGGTGAAGCGACGGCAGAGAAGATCAAACACGAAATCGGTTCAGCTTACCCTGGCGATGAAGTAGAAGAGATCGAAGTACGTGGTCGTAACCTCGCTGAAGGTGTGCCTCGTAGCTTTAGCCTAAATTCAAATGAGATCCTTGAAGCACTTCAAGAACCTCTATCTGGCATCGTATCGGCAGTAATGGTTGCACTTGAACAGTGTCCACCAGAGCTTGCTTCTGATATCTCAGAAAACGGTATGGTACTAACAGGTGGTGGTGCACTGCTTAAAGACCTTGATCGTCTGCTAACAGAAGAGACAGGCATTCCTGTTGTTGTTGCAGAAGAGCCACTAACGTGTGTTGCTCTAGGTGGCGGTAAAGCCCTAGAGATGATCGACATGCACGGCGGCGATCTGTTTAGCGAAGAATAA
- a CDS encoding MSHA biogenesis protein MshQ: MLKYVFILSQLFVMNFALANSWDSCYVNLNNTDGFEINYEVDHNSNTELSEFGTTIWSNKRSGGHPIIRDAAASNGDDIKIVYSKALKRFTATRNNSHVITASSSLYETDNSWVQFWLHHGDDLECRSIKPRPPFPTVPQTCDVFKGPAQRWSSNEKIKLHLKDGTQITNTTIDGKIGFFNGDESNKDFKDDTSNGGCDGLRCAVDESLAATIVPNFIDIDNDGYENVAVTSGSALDGTTLNSNYYHEVIIESGTLELQGEYVIETLKIGKDHRSGSAILKVGSHTKLHVKNIEVEHNGKIEHQGSAEDFWIIVHGDEAHFHSDDTYQFNALILANTEVKLHKNVTLNGGVTSQKIDLHDNAVLNGAVPNDCLPDQPSLKDVPYEFGSIEGMDCTHGCNLLFQKQYENPIVFLMSTIDPDNIVNSVPTKTSVATIWDSKKGATIESESAESYSSTDRMSPIYYFVTEPGRLTFYDHNGSKVYGEAGNIITSKAQCKGNACGSSDWETVTYQGGPIANPVIMAQVQGKDRDWATTAISGLTNQKFKLALERGRQGPTSSAKKIAYLAVPTFYGQDESKSSKIEFYQAPGTYNQKIEIEPDKSIGWSCLNNEISLHQNFDKFGVIANKQTRNGGDGGWLRYCKQYVSGGESQFTFAFDEDAPSLSTRKHGAYESVGYFAFEIPEVEIPVNVCNLFPEPIQSWTGVSSELTVTNNSVRFLGWSDDYISRYLNTKSDDYQFYDDSPSLRHAMQQYLMLGFDHANYDTLDKIYNNPICEGQYGCDLGNNDSLNSLRKIDGANVVSVPIQTPSDSLILNAGNDNIALSCGAGSSLCSYQESGRNVEVTIEKSLSSLTVNKWGTDYNVVRVKLKDGIYISNLNISNGNDVELVIPKLASVTFGSFKYSSGSAQFIFESGSQLNVIDEIRFSNRVEISSEDAYPIIYAPDAKVIFEGSNSIFKGFILADYIELNQSSVEGAVTARTTQFNSNVTINKPDYSCPLPPIPTGSLVVTPKQSHVLTCEVAEVEFKVVDDDGNVISTIQDSFTASHAPNSAGKWCEDKNGNSCSTSSGDYQSHFVNGQRTLYLSSSKLESYDVSGTWNGELETAASKINFVPYKFDVDEQFVVAGEGYDVTAKVSSCNTQDSSLSQDYVGTPTVSLDIVKPANGDGTISLLDYTPDFELSDQGETTDTLSIQESGQFKVTLTDNSFDCSEISGCPESGIDKLSGSFLVNSRPWKFAICTNDNSDGNSSSGSAFVAAGEEFDVFAKPIRFTSDASQQCNNSLVTQNYLLSSGAVGATHTLDTPNDSGAVLGSLEPASQLTQSSSDIVLSDNGYKFKNLKYSEAGSFNFIATETGSFYSSILGGFNGSKSIGRFYPKYFLQENPEWNVANQNDIAYLSQPYDSSVHQVYPMASGESGVGNALNNYRFFHSDLQAKFGVLDDTAIDNEFLLDTGAGAWSIDRKHWLLNDGAAVLKRVTDSDSVSRKDNPFNTSDANSTVTHFGLTVDGIDPVSFTDSDTLTDSVEFLVQPPARFGRMVLDDIGGNSGTTLTIPLRAEFWDGSEFVVNEDDNRSAFDGSKVCKQVIWHSEGAATTLASLNGDGSVDDGEEEITANQNTPAGTDSPREQVRLWLRMDDSKPSKKAGENDISCSTDYEDQPWLQYNWRQLGDEDPSTVVTFGIYRGNDRVIYRGESGLTGQ, encoded by the coding sequence ATGTTGAAATATGTTTTTATCTTATCCCAGCTTTTTGTTATGAACTTTGCTTTAGCCAATTCTTGGGATTCTTGTTATGTAAACTTGAATAACACCGATGGTTTTGAAATTAACTATGAAGTAGATCATAACTCAAATACCGAGCTTTCCGAGTTTGGAACAACAATCTGGAGTAATAAGCGTTCGGGAGGCCATCCAATCATCAGGGATGCGGCCGCTAGCAATGGAGATGATATTAAAATTGTTTACTCCAAAGCCCTTAAAAGATTTACAGCTACTCGCAACAACAGTCATGTTATTACGGCGTCGAGCTCACTGTATGAAACGGATAATAGCTGGGTACAGTTCTGGTTGCATCATGGCGATGACTTAGAGTGTCGTTCTATTAAGCCCCGTCCTCCTTTTCCAACAGTTCCTCAAACTTGTGATGTTTTTAAGGGACCTGCCCAACGTTGGTCAAGTAATGAAAAAATAAAACTCCATTTAAAAGATGGAACACAAATAACGAATACAACTATTGATGGAAAGATCGGTTTCTTCAATGGGGATGAATCTAACAAAGACTTCAAAGATGATACCTCGAATGGGGGGTGTGATGGATTACGTTGTGCTGTTGATGAATCACTTGCGGCTACGATCGTTCCAAATTTTATCGATATAGATAATGATGGGTATGAAAATGTTGCGGTGACTAGCGGCAGTGCCTTAGATGGTACAACTTTAAATAGTAACTACTATCATGAGGTCATTATTGAAAGTGGTACTTTAGAGCTTCAAGGAGAGTATGTGATTGAAACCCTGAAAATAGGAAAAGATCATCGCTCAGGCTCGGCTATTTTAAAGGTTGGCTCTCATACAAAGTTGCATGTTAAGAATATTGAAGTAGAGCATAACGGGAAAATAGAGCATCAAGGTAGTGCCGAGGATTTTTGGATTATCGTGCATGGAGATGAAGCCCACTTTCACTCTGATGATACTTATCAATTCAATGCTCTAATTTTAGCGAATACCGAAGTTAAACTTCATAAGAATGTGACCCTCAATGGTGGTGTTACATCCCAGAAAATCGACCTACATGATAACGCTGTGTTGAATGGCGCTGTTCCCAACGACTGTTTGCCAGATCAGCCTAGTCTGAAAGATGTACCTTATGAGTTTGGTTCTATTGAAGGGATGGATTGTACTCATGGTTGCAACTTGTTGTTTCAAAAGCAATATGAGAATCCAATTGTATTCTTAATGTCGACTATTGACCCCGATAATATTGTGAATAGCGTACCTACTAAGACTAGTGTTGCGACTATTTGGGATTCGAAGAAAGGCGCAACCATTGAAAGTGAGTCGGCTGAGAGTTATAGCTCCACGGATCGAATGTCGCCGATTTACTACTTTGTTACTGAGCCTGGAAGGCTAACTTTTTACGATCACAATGGTTCTAAGGTTTATGGTGAAGCTGGCAATATCATAACTTCTAAAGCTCAATGTAAGGGGAATGCTTGTGGCAGCTCTGATTGGGAAACTGTTACATATCAGGGAGGGCCTATTGCTAACCCTGTGATCATGGCTCAAGTTCAAGGTAAGGATCGAGATTGGGCGACGACTGCAATCTCCGGTTTAACTAACCAGAAATTCAAACTTGCTTTAGAGCGAGGGCGACAGGGGCCAACCTCTTCTGCTAAGAAAATCGCATACTTAGCCGTCCCTACTTTTTACGGCCAAGATGAGTCTAAATCATCGAAGATAGAATTCTACCAAGCACCAGGTACCTACAACCAGAAAATAGAGATAGAGCCAGATAAGTCTATAGGTTGGTCATGCTTGAATAATGAAATCTCGCTTCATCAAAACTTCGATAAATTTGGGGTGATTGCCAATAAGCAAACCCGAAATGGAGGTGATGGTGGTTGGCTACGTTACTGTAAGCAGTACGTAAGTGGTGGAGAGTCGCAATTTACGTTCGCATTTGATGAAGATGCACCATCTCTGAGTACTCGTAAGCATGGTGCTTATGAATCAGTAGGCTACTTTGCTTTTGAAATTCCTGAAGTAGAAATTCCTGTCAACGTATGTAACTTATTTCCAGAGCCAATTCAAAGTTGGACAGGAGTAAGTAGCGAACTTACTGTAACTAACAATTCGGTGCGTTTTTTGGGTTGGTCTGACGACTATATATCTCGATATCTAAACACAAAGTCTGACGACTACCAATTCTATGATGATTCCCCGAGTTTGCGTCATGCTATGCAGCAATATTTAATGCTAGGTTTCGATCATGCCAACTATGACACATTAGATAAAATATATAATAACCCGATTTGTGAGGGGCAATACGGTTGTGATCTTGGAAACAATGATTCATTGAATAGCTTGCGTAAAATCGATGGTGCGAATGTGGTTTCTGTTCCGATACAAACACCTAGCGATTCGCTTATTTTAAACGCAGGTAATGACAACATAGCCCTTTCATGTGGTGCTGGTTCATCGTTATGTTCATATCAAGAAAGTGGACGAAATGTTGAAGTTACAATTGAGAAAAGTCTTTCTAGTTTGACGGTTAATAAGTGGGGCACTGACTATAATGTCGTTCGAGTGAAGCTAAAGGATGGCATTTATATTTCAAACTTAAACATATCAAACGGTAACGATGTTGAGTTAGTTATCCCTAAACTAGCTTCAGTAACATTTGGCTCGTTCAAATATAGCTCAGGCTCAGCTCAATTTATTTTCGAATCAGGAAGCCAACTTAATGTTATTGATGAAATTCGCTTTTCAAATCGGGTTGAAATATCTTCGGAAGATGCCTATCCAATAATCTATGCTCCCGATGCTAAAGTGATCTTTGAAGGAAGTAATTCGATATTTAAAGGTTTTATTCTTGCGGATTATATTGAGTTAAATCAATCCTCAGTTGAAGGTGCAGTAACGGCAAGAACGACTCAGTTTAATTCTAATGTCACTATCAATAAGCCGGATTACAGTTGTCCGCTCCCCCCTATTCCTACAGGTTCTCTTGTTGTTACCCCCAAGCAGTCACACGTTCTAACCTGTGAAGTGGCTGAGGTTGAATTCAAAGTCGTAGATGATGACGGCAATGTAATTAGTACCATTCAAGATAGTTTTACTGCATCTCATGCCCCAAACTCTGCTGGGAAGTGGTGTGAAGATAAAAATGGAAATAGTTGTTCTACATCTTCAGGGGACTATCAAAGCCACTTTGTGAATGGGCAAAGAACGCTGTACTTATCTTCTTCTAAATTAGAGAGTTATGATGTCAGTGGTACCTGGAATGGTGAGTTAGAAACAGCAGCATCAAAAATTAACTTCGTACCTTATAAGTTTGATGTTGATGAGCAGTTTGTTGTGGCTGGCGAGGGGTACGACGTGACGGCAAAGGTATCGTCGTGCAATACGCAAGACTCGTCGTTGTCACAAGATTATGTAGGCACGCCCACTGTGAGTTTAGATATAGTTAAGCCTGCGAATGGAGACGGTACGATAAGCTTACTAGATTACACTCCAGATTTTGAGTTAAGTGATCAGGGTGAAACAACCGATACACTTTCGATTCAAGAGTCGGGTCAATTCAAGGTAACGTTGACCGACAACAGCTTCGACTGTAGTGAAATATCGGGTTGTCCTGAAAGTGGTATTGATAAACTTTCTGGTAGCTTCTTGGTGAATTCTCGACCTTGGAAATTTGCAATCTGCACGAACGACAATTCTGATGGAAACAGTAGTAGTGGGAGTGCGTTTGTTGCTGCTGGGGAAGAGTTTGACGTGTTTGCCAAACCTATTCGGTTCACGAGTGATGCAAGTCAGCAATGTAATAATAGCTTGGTAACACAAAACTATTTGCTTTCTTCCGGGGCGGTGGGTGCAACTCATACATTAGATACACCTAATGATAGTGGTGCAGTGTTAGGTAGCTTAGAACCGGCTAGTCAGCTAACTCAATCTAGCTCCGATATAGTGCTTTCTGATAACGGTTATAAATTTAAAAATTTAAAATACTCAGAAGCGGGTAGCTTTAATTTTATTGCAACTGAAACCGGGAGCTTTTACAGCTCCATTTTAGGTGGCTTTAATGGAAGTAAATCAATTGGCCGCTTCTATCCGAAATACTTCCTGCAAGAGAACCCTGAATGGAATGTCGCTAATCAAAACGATATTGCTTATTTGAGTCAACCTTACGACTCAAGCGTTCATCAAGTGTATCCAATGGCATCAGGTGAAAGCGGTGTCGGCAACGCGCTTAACAATTACCGTTTCTTCCATTCAGACTTACAGGCGAAATTTGGTGTTTTAGATGACACAGCTATCGATAACGAGTTCTTACTGGATACAGGGGCCGGTGCTTGGTCTATTGATCGCAAGCATTGGTTGTTGAACGATGGTGCTGCTGTTCTTAAGCGAGTTACGGATTCTGATAGCGTTAGCCGCAAGGATAATCCTTTTAATACATCGGATGCTAATTCTACAGTTACCCATTTCGGCTTAACGGTAGACGGGATTGATCCTGTGTCATTTACTGATTCTGATACTTTGACAGATTCTGTAGAATTTCTGGTTCAACCTCCAGCTCGTTTTGGTCGAATGGTCCTAGATGATATTGGTGGTAATTCTGGTACTACTCTAACTATTCCATTACGAGCCGAGTTTTGGGATGGCAGCGAATTTGTCGTTAATGAAGATGATAATCGCAGCGCATTTGATGGTTCAAAAGTTTGTAAACAAGTGATTTGGCACAGTGAAGGGGCCGCAACCACGTTGGCTTCGCTTAACGGCGATGGCAGCGTCGATGATGGTGAAGAAGAGATTACTGCGAATCAAAATACGCCTGCAGGCACAGATTCACCACGTGAACAAGTTCGTTTATGGTTGAGAATGGATGACTCGAAGCCAAGTAAGAAGGCGGGTGAAAATGACATATCATGTTCGACAGATTACGAAGATCAACCTTGGTTGCAATACAACTGGCGTCAGTTAGGCGATGAAGATCCTTCCACCGTCGTCACATTTGGCATCTACCGTGGTAACGATCGTGTTATTTACCGAGGTGAAAGTGGCTTAACAGGTCAGTAA
- a CDS encoding MSHA biogenesis protein MshP, producing MRHRKSSQQGSVLVIAVFVIVVMGFLATSLVQVQWSNHDTLTRKQLGTQAWLLAHSANEWALTQVYPLAVSPAVSTSVSTVCSNLNSNQVSGGMSTICTVDQLTCRQIGVLDGVGFFKIESTAICGSGINQVQRIQEVWVRE from the coding sequence ATGCGCCATAGAAAATCATCTCAACAAGGTAGTGTTTTGGTCATCGCAGTATTTGTTATTGTGGTGATGGGCTTTCTTGCGACTTCTTTAGTGCAAGTGCAATGGTCAAACCACGATACATTGACTCGCAAACAGCTTGGAACACAGGCTTGGTTATTAGCTCATTCCGCTAATGAGTGGGCACTCACTCAAGTTTATCCATTAGCCGTTTCGCCTGCGGTCTCAACCAGTGTGAGCACTGTGTGTAGCAACTTAAACTCAAACCAAGTGAGTGGTGGGATGTCGACTATCTGTACCGTAGATCAATTAACTTGTCGACAAATCGGTGTGCTAGATGGTGTTGGCTTTTTCAAAATTGAATCAACAGCAATCTGTGGTTCGGGTATAAACCAAGTACAGCGTATTCAAGAAGTTTGGGTGAGGGAATAG